Below is a genomic region from Pseudomonas sp. JQ170C.
CCAGGCCGAGGCAGTGGCGCCGGTTGTCCAGGCGGCCCAGTTGCAGGCCCAGGTGGGTGTGGTGCCTGAGGCGAGCGAAGAACTCCCTTTCGACCCTGATGCCGATCCGCTGGCGGACATGCCGGCCTTGCGCATGGCCCTTGAGCAGAGCGCCCAGGCCCAGGGCACCACCTCGGCCCATGCCGCCGGCAAGGCGACACAGGCGGATACGCCAGCGCAGCCGGTCGCCAATACCCTGGCGGCGTTGGTGGAGGAGGCAGGAACCGAAGCCGAGCAGGGTGAGCCGGGTGACAAGGCTTTTTCAGCGCTGCTCGATGATGGCCTCAAGGACCTCAAGAGCACGGCCAGCGATACCCGCGTCGACAACTTCGCTGAACGCCTGGGCGCCCTGACCCAGGCCGCCACGGCAAAAACCGCCAGCCCCACCGTGGCTGCCGCGCCTTTGCACCAGCCCTTGGCGATGCACCAGGGCGGTTGGACCGAAGGCTTGGTCAACCGCGTCATGTACCTCTCCAGCCAAAACCTTAAATCTGCCGATATCCAGCTTGAGCCGGCCGAGCTTGGGCGCCTGGATATCCGTGTGCACCTGGCGCCCGAGCAGCAGGCGCAGATCACCTTCACCAGTGGTCATGTGGGGGTGCGTGAAGCCCTGGAAAACCAGGTGCACCGGCTCAAGGAAATGTTTGCCCAACAGGGGCTGGGGCAGCCGGACGTCAACGTTGCCGACCAGTCCCGTGGCCAGCAGCAACAGGGCAGCCCTGATTCGCCGCGCCTGAGTGGCGTGGCGGCGCGGCGCAATGAAGCGGGTGAAGTCGCTGCTGCCAGCGCGCCGGTCGAGCAGCAAGTGGTCATCGGCTCAAGCGCAGTCGACTACTACGCCTGACGCCTGTAGGAGCGGGCTTGCCCCGCGATAGCGATCTGCCTGCCACTACGCTATCGCGGGGCAAGCCCGCTCCTACGGGCAGTTGGCATAACACTTGCTCAACCCTCGCCATGTGACTGAATTCTCCGATGAATGACGGAATATTGGCATGGCGAAGAGCGACGCAGAGAAAGACCCCGCCGCAAAAGGCAAACTCAAGCTGATCCTGCTGCTGGTGCTGGCATTGCTGCTGGCCGTCGGCCTGTCGGTGGGTGCCACCTGGTTCTTCCTGAACAAGGCCCAGAGCGAGCCGCAAGCCGATCCCGCGCAAGCCGGCAACCTCAAGCCTGCAGCGATCTACGAGCCATTGACGCCCGCCTTCGTGGTCAACTTCAACCAGAATGGTCGCCAGCGCTACATGCAGGTGAGCATTACCCTGCAGGGCCGCGACCAGGCGGCGCTGGATGCGCTCAAGGTACATATGCCCGTTATCCGCAACAACCTGGTGATGCTGTTCTCAGGCCAGGGCTTCGACACTTTGGCGAGCCCGGTGGGCCAGGAGATGCTGCGCCAGAAGGCGACCGTCAGTGTTCAGGAAGTGGCACAGAAAGAAGTCGGCAAACCGGTCGTTGACCAGTTGCTGTTCACCAATTTCGTATTGCAGTAGGAGCCCCCGATGGCCGTGCAGGACCTGCTGTCCCAGGATGAAATCGATGCCTTGTTGCATGGCGTCGACGATGGGCTGGTACAAACCGAGACCCATGCAGAGCCGGGTAGCGTCAAAAGTTACGACCTGACCAGCCAGGATCGCATCGTCCGTGGACGCATGCCGACCCTGGAGATGATCAACGAGCGTTTTGCCCGTTACACCCGTATCAGCATGTTCAACTTGTTGCGTCGCTCCGCCGACGTGGCGGTGGGTGGCGTGCAGGTGATGAAGTTCGGCGAGTACGTGCATTCGCTGTACGTGCCGACCAGCCTGAACCTGGTGAAGATCAAGCCGCTGCGCGGCACCTCGCTGTTCATCCTCGACGCCAAGCTGGTGTTCAAGCTGGTGGACAACTTCTTCGGCGGTGACGGGCGTCACGCCAAGATCGAGGGGCGCGAGTTCACCCCGACCGAACTGCGCGTGGTACGCATGGTGCTGGACCAGGCCTTCGTCGACCTCAAGGAAGCCTGGCAGGCGATCATGCCGGTGAACTTCGAGTACATGAACTCGGAGGTCAACCCGGCCATGGCCAACATCGTCGGCCCGAGCGAGGCGGTGGTGGTGTCGACCTTCCATATCGAGCTCGATGGCGGTGGCGGCGACCTGCACGTGACCATGCCGTACTCGATGATCGAGCCGGTGCGCGAAATGCTCGACGCGGGCTTCCAGTCCGACCTGGATGACCAGGACGAGCGCTGGATCAAGGCCCTGCGTGAAGACGTGCTGGACGTCAGCGTGCCGCTCAGCGCCACGGTCGCCCGGCGTCAGTTGAAGCTGCGCGACATCCTGCACATGCAGCCCGGTGACGTGATTCCGGTCGAGCTGCCGGACGAGCTGGTCCTGCGCGCCAACGGCGTGCCGTCGTTCAAGGCCAAGCTGGGTTCGCACAAGGGCACCCTGGCCCTGCAGATCATCGATCCGATCGAGCGCCGCTGAGCGGCGCCTGTATTTCAAACTCCGAATTGATTGCCCGTCGAGGACAAAATGGCTAACGAGAACGACATCACCTCCGCGGAGGACCAGGCCCTGGCCGATGAGTGGGCTGCGGCCCTGGAAGAAACCGGCGACGCCGGCCAGGCCGACATCGACGCCCTGCTGGCCGCCGACAGCGCCAGCAGCAGCTCGGGTTCCAGCCGCCTGCCCATGGAAGAGTTCGGCAGCTCGCCGCGCAGCAACGAGCCGGTGAGCCTGGAGGGCCCGAACCTGGATGTGATCCTGGACATTCCGGTGAGCATCTCCATGGAAGTGGGCAGCACCGAAATCAACATCCGTAACCTGCTGCAGCTCAACCAGGGTTCGGTGATCGAGCTCGACCGCCTGGCCGGCGAGCCGCTCGACGTGCTGGTCAATGGCACGCTGATCGCCCATGGCGAAGTGGTGGTGGTCAACGAAAAGTTCGGTATTCGCCTGACTGACGTGATCAGCCCTAGCGAACGCATCAAGAAGCTGCGCTGAGTGAAAACGCTGATGCGGGCCGCGCTGGCCCTGGTGACGAGCGTTTACCTGAACGTCAGCCTGGCGGCGCAGCCGCCTGCGGCAGCGTCGGTGGCCGCGGGTAGCGGCAGTGTTGTCGGCCAGCTTGCACAGCTGGTGCTGGGATTGTTGCTGGTGGTGGGGTTGATCCTGCTGCTGGCCTGGCTGTTGCGCCGGGTGCAGAACGCAGCGCCCGGCAGCCAGCAGGTCATCGAGGTGCTCGGCAGCCGCTCGCTGGGGCCGCGCGATCGCCTGGTGCTGGTGCAGGTGGGTAACGAGCAGATCCTCCTGGGCCACACCCCGGGCTCGATCGAGGCGCTGCATGTGCTCAAGGAGCCGGTTGAAGTGCCGAGCACCGCGCGCCCGGCCACCCCCGAATTCGCCCAGCGCCTGCTGGAATTGATGGGCAAGGATCAGAAGGACAAGTCGTAATGGGTGCCTGGCGTATTGTATTGACCCTTGCGCTGATGCTGGCAGCGCCTCTGGCGTTGGCCGCCGATCCGCTGTCGATCCCGGCGATCACCCTGTCCAGCGGTGCCGACGGGCAGCAGGAATACTCGGTCAGCCTGCAAATCCTGCTGATCATGACGGCGCTGAGTTTCATCCCGGCGTTCGTCATCCTGATGACCAGCTTCACCCGCATCATCATTGTCTTTTCCATTCTGCGTCAGGCCCTGGGCCTGCAGCAGACGCCGTCGAACCAGATCCTCACCGGCATGGCGCTGTTCCTCACCATGTTCATCATGGCGCCGGTGTTCGACCGGGTGAACAAGGATGCCCTGCAGCCCTACCTGAACGAGCAGATGGTGGCCCAGGATGCGATCGCCAAGGCCCAGGTGCCGCTCAAGGACTTCATGCTCGCGCAGACGCGCCAGAGTGACCTGGACCTGTTCATGCGCCTGTCCAAGCGCACCGACATCGCCAGCCCTGACCAGGCCCCGCTGACCATTCTGGTGCCGGCCTTTGTCACCTCCGAGCTCAAGACCGCGTTCCAGATCGGTTTCATGATCTTCATTCCCTTCCTGATCATCGACCTGGTAGTGGCCAGTGTGCTGATGGCGATGGGCATGATGATGCTGTCGCCGCTGATCATCTCGCTGCCATTCAAGATCATGCTGTTCGTGCTGGTGGACGGCTGGGCCTTGATCATGGGTACGCTGGCCGGCAGTTTCGGCGGCGTCTGACGCCCCAAGGAGAAGTAGCCCATGACCCCTGAAGTCGCCGTCGACCTGTTTCGCGATGCGCTCTGGCTGACCACCCTGATGGTCGCGGTGCTGGTGGTGCCGAGCCTGTTGGTGGGCTTGATCGTGGCGATGTTCCAGGCCGCCACCCAGATCAACGAACAGACCCTGAGCTTTCTGCCGCGCTTGCTGGTCATGCTGATCACCCTGATCGTGGCCGGGCCGTGGCTGGTGCAGAAGTTCATGGAATACATGCTGTCGTTGTACGGCAGCATCCCGCAGTTGATCGGTTGAGGCGGGCATGCTGGAGCTGACCGACACGCAGATCGGCACCTGGGTAGCCAGCTTCATCCTGCCGCTGTTCCGCGTGGCCGCGGTGCTGATGACCATGCCGGTGTTCGGTACTACGTTGGTGTCGGCGCGGATTCGCCTGTACTTCGCCGTGGCCATCACCGTCGTCATCGTTCCCGCCTTGCCAGCGCTGCCGGAAGTACACGCCCTGGACCTCAGTGCGCTGCTGCTGATTGCCGAACAGGTGATTATCGGCGCGCTGCTGGGCATGTCGTTGCAGCTGTTGTTCCAGGTGTTCGTGGTGGCCGGGCAGATCGTCGCGATCCAGATGGGTATGGCCTTTGCCTCCATGGTCGACCCGGCCAACGGCGTCAACGTGGCGGTGATCAGCCAGTTCCTGACCATGCTGGTGACCCTGCTTTTCCTGGCCATGAACGGCCACCTGGTGGTGTTCGAGGTACTGACCGAGAGCTTCACTACGCTGCCCATCGGTGGCGGCTTGCTGGTCAATCACTTCTGGGACCTGGCGGGGCGCCTGGGCTGGGTGTTTGGCGCGGCCTTGCTGCTGGTGCTGCCGGTGATCACCGCCCTGCTGGTGGTCAACATCGCCTTCGGCGTCATGACCCGTGCCGCGCCGCAACTGAACATCTTCTCCATTGGTTTCCCGCTGACCCTGGTCATGGGCATGGGTATTTTCTGGGTCGGCCTGGCCGACGTACTTCCTCACTACCAGGCGCTGGCCAGCGAAGCATTGCAGTGGCTGCGTGAACTGGCACGGGCGCGCTGAGCATGGCAGAGAGCGAAAGCGGTCAGGACAAGACAGAAGACCCCACCGAGAAGCGCAAGAAGGACTCGCGCGAGAAAGGTGAGATTGCCCGCTCCAAGGAGCTCAACACCGTTGCCGTGACCCTGGCCGGTGCCGGTGCCCTGCTGGCGTTTGGCGGTGGCCTGGCGGAAACCCTGATGGAGCTGATGCGGATCAATTTCAGCCTCTCGCGGGAGGTGCTGATTGATGAGCGCTCGATGGGCATCTTCCTGATGGCCTCGGGGAAAATGGCCTTGCTGGCCACCCAGCCGGTGCTGCTGGTGCTGCTGCTGGCGGCGATCATCGGCCCGATCTCCTTGGGCGGCTGGCTGTTCGCGGGGGGAACGCTGGCGCCCAAGTTCAGCCGCATGAACCCGCTGGCCGGTATCAAGCGGATGTTCTCCATGCATGCCCTGGTCGAGCTGATCAAGGCCCTGGCCAAGTTCTTCGTGATCCTCATCGTGGCGCTGGTGGTGCTGGCCTCTGACCGTGACGACCTGCTGGCCATCGCCAACGAGCCCATCGAGCAGGCGATTATCCACAGCGTGCAGGTGGTGGGCTGGAGTGCCCTGTGGATGGCGGCGGGGCTGCTGCTGATCGCGGCGGTGGATGCGCCGTTCCAGCTGTGGCAGTCGCTGAAGAAGCTGAAAATGACCAAGCAGGAAGTGCGCGACGAATACAAGGACAGCGAAGGCAAGCCCGAGGTCAAACAGCGTATTCGCCAACTGCAGCGCGAGATGTCGCAGCGACGGATGATGGCGGCGGTGCCCGAGGCGGACGTGATCATCACCAACCCGACCCACTACGCCGTGGCGCTCAAGTACGACCCGGAGAAGGGCGCGGCGCCGCTGTTGCTGGCCAAGGGCACGGACTTCCTGGCCTTGAAGATCCGAGAGATCGGCCAGGAGCACAACATCCAGCTGCTCGAATCCCCGGCGCTGGCGCGTTCGATCTACTACTCCACCGAGCTTGAGCAGGAAATCCCGGCGGGCCTGTACCTGGCGGTCGCCCAGGTGCTGGCCTACGTCTACCAGATCCGCCAGTACCGGGCGGGCAAGGGCAAGCCGCCGGAGCCGCTCAAAGACCTGCCGATCCCGCCGGACCTGCGCCGCGACCAGTAGGAGCGGGCTTGCCCCGCGAGCCGATGTGTCAGGCACAACGCTATCGCGGGGCAAGCCCGCTCCTGCAGCCTAATTCCCCGGTATTTGAAAAGTTGGAAAGCTTCTTGCAAAGGCAGCGCTGCGCGCGTCATTTCGCGTCAAAGTTTTGCTTGAGCTAACGAGGAATACCGGTGGATCGCTCTCAGTTAATCAACAGTGCCCGCAACAACCTGGCCGGCCTGGGCCGGGGTAACCTGGGTGTGCCGCTGTTGCTGCTGGTGATGCTGGCAATGATGATGTTGCCGATCCCGCCGTTCCTGCTCGACGTGTTTTTCACCTTCAACATCGCCTTGTCGATCGTGGTCCTGCTGGTCTGCGTCTACGCCCTGCGCCCGCTGGATTTCGCCGCTTTCCCAACCATCCTGCTGGTGGCCACCTTGCTGCGCCTGGCCCTGAACGTGGCGTCCACGCGGGTGGTGATGCTCCATGGTCATGAAGGCCATGCCGCCGCCGGTAAGGTGATCCAGGCCTTCGGCGAGGTGGTGATCGGCGGCAACTATGTGGTCGGTATCGTGGTGTTCGCGATCCTGATGATCATCAACTTCGTGGTGGTGACCAAGGGTGCCGGGCGTATTTCCGAGGTGAGCGCACGCTTTACCCTCGATGCGATGCCGGGCAAGCAGATGGCCATCGACGCCGACCTCAACGCCGGCCTGATCGATCAGAGCCAGGCCAAGGCGCGGCGTTCGGAAGTGGCCCAGGAGGCCGAGTTCTACGGTTCTATGGACGGTGCCAGCAAGTTCGTGCGCGGTGACGCCATCGCCGGCCTGCTGATCCTGTTCATCAACCTGATCGGCGGCATGCTGGTCGGTATGTTCCAGCACGGCATGACCTTCGGCGACGCCGGCAAAGTCTACGCGCTGTTGACCATCGGTGACGGTTTGGTGGCGCAACTGCCGTCGCTGCTGTTGTCCACCGCCGCCGCAATCATGGTGACCCGTGCCTCCGGCTCCGAGGACATGGGCAACCAGATCAATCGGCAGATGTTCGATTCGCCCAAGGCGCTGGGCGTATCGGCGGGCGTGATGATCGTTATGGGCCTGGTGCCGGGCATGCCGCATGTTGCCTTCCTGAGCCTGGGCCTGCTGGCCGCCGGCGGTGCCTACCTGGTGTGGCGCAAACAGAATCAGGTCAAGCAAAAGGCCCTGGAGGAAGTGCAGCGTCAGCAGGACTTGTTGCCATCGCCACAGCGCGCGGCCGATACCAAGGAACTGGGTTGGGATGACGTCACGCCCATCGACATGATCGGCCTGGAGGTGGGTTACCGGCTGATTCCCCTGGTGGATCGCAACCAGGGTGGGCAATTGCTGGCGCGGATCAAGGGGGTGCGCAAGAAGCTCTCCCAGGACCTGGGCTTTCTCATGCCCACGGTACACATTCGCGACAACCTGGACCTGGCGCCCAGCGCCTATCGCCTGACCCTGATGGGGGTGATCCTGGCCGAGGCCGAGATCTACCCGGACCGCGAGCTTGCGATCAACCCGGGGCAGGTTTTCGGCACCCTCAACGGCATTGCCGCCCGCGACCCGGCCTTCGGCCTGGAGGCGGTGTGGATCGACGTCGGCCAGCGCAGCCAGGCGCAATCGCTGGGCTATACCGTGGTGGATGCCAGTACCGTGGTCGCCACCCACCTCAACCAGATTCTGCACAAGCACTGCCATGAGTTGATCGGCCACGAGGAGGTCCAGCAACTCTTGCAGGTGTTGGCCAAGGCATCGCCTAAGCTTGCCGAGGAGCTGGTACCGGGTGTCATTTCATTGTCGGGGCTGCTCAAGGTGCTGCAGGCGCTACTTGCCGAGCAGGTGCCGGTGCGTGATATCCGTAGCATTGCCGAGGCTATCGCCAACAATGCCGGCAAGAGTCAAGATACCGCCGCGCTGGTGGCAGTGGTGCGCGTCGGATTGTGTCGCGCCATCGTGCAAAGCATTGTCGGCGTTGAGTCCGAGCTGCCTGTGATCACCCTTGAACCAAGGTTGGAACAGATTTTGCTCAATAGTCTGCAAAGGGCCGGGCAAGGTCAGGAAGACGGTGTTCTTCTTGAGCCGAGCATGGCTGAAAAGCTTCAGCGTTCGTTGATCGAAGCTGCCCAGCGTCAAGAGATGCAAGGGCAGCCGGCGATCCTGCTGGTCGCAGGACCGGTCCGTGCAATGCTGTCGCGCTTTGGTCGCCTGGCTGTACCGAATTTGCATGTTTTGGCGTATCAGGAAATACCTGACAACAAGCAAGTTACCATCGTTGCCACAGTAGGCCCCAACGGCTGAGGTAGTGGGTTATGCAAGTTAAGCGTTTTTTCGCCGCCGATATGCGTCAGGCCATGAAGCTGGTTCGAGATGAGCTGGGGGCTGATGCCGCCATCATCGGCAACCGACGGATTGCTGGCGGTGTCGAGCTGACGGCTGCGCTGGACTACAAGCTGTCTGCCCTGGCGCCACGGGTTCCGAATGTGGAGCTGGAAGATGAACTGCGCAAGACGCAGTCGCGGATTGTCACGGCCCAGGCCGAGCTCAGTACCCGCAGCGACAGCGATGATGCCAACCGCCAGCTGTTTGCAGGCTTGCCGCTGACCGCCTCCGAGCCGCTGGTCGACTCCCATGTGGATGAGCCGGCCGCGCCCCAGGCGCCTGCACCGGCACCGGTCGACCCGCGCCTGTTCGATGCCATGCGCTCGGAGCTCAACGGCCTGCGTGAACTGCTCGAAGTGCAGTTGGGCTCGCTTGCCTGGAGCCAGCTGCAAGGCAGCCAGCCGCAACAGGCCAATCTCTGGCGGCGCCTGCAGCGCATCGGCCTGACCGGCCCGATTGCCCGTGAGCTGCTCGATCAGATCGTCGGTATCGACGAGCCGCGCCATGCCTGGCGCATGCTGCTCGCGCACCTGGCGCGGCGTATCCATGTGCCGGAGGTCGAGCCGATTGAAGAGGGCGGTGTCATTGCCATGGTCGGCCCGGCCGGCATGGGCAAGACCACCACCCTGGCCAAGCTTGCGGCGCGCTATGTGCTCAAGTACGGCGCGCAGAACATGGCCCTGGTGAGCATGGACAGTTTCCGTATCGGCGCGCAGGAGCAGCTCAAGACACTGGGTCGCATCCTCAACGTCTCGGTGACCCACGTCGACCCTGGCCAATCTCTGGCCCAGGCGCTGGAGCCGCTGCTGCGCAAACGGGTGATCCTGATTGACACCGCCGGCCTGCAGGCCAGTGACCCGGCCCTGCGCATGCAGCTTGAAACCCTGGCCGGACGCGGCATTGCCGCCAGGAATTACCTGGTGCTGGCGACGACCAGCCAGAAGCAGGTGCTCACTGCCGCCTATCACAGCTACAAGCGCTGTGGGCTGGCCGGGTGCATCCTGACCAAACTTGATGAAACGGCCAGCCTCGGCGAAGTCCTGAGCCTGGCCATCAGTCATGAATTGCCAGTGGCCTATCTAACCGATGGGCCGCGCATTCCTGACGATCTGCACTTGCCGCGTCGCCACCAGTTGGTGAGCCGTGCGGTCAGCGTGCAGATGCAGGAGGAGCCCAGCGAAGAGGCGATGGCCGATATGTTCGCTGATCTCTACCACAGCCACGGCAAGCGTGTTGGCTGAGGTGATTGTGAAGACGTTGCAAAGTATCTGCATTGATG
It encodes:
- a CDS encoding flagellar hook-length control protein FliK, encoding MPVASNPLLQPGVAAKPSRAAASQPDALLQSAKDKSEGFSKVYAQQSRGPEPASAASGKDKQAAVADSGKNLPDDKDDAVEDPASAADSTALDPKLVAGQVTDAQPGSQLIQAQAEAVAPVVQAAQLQAQVGVVPEASEELPFDPDADPLADMPALRMALEQSAQAQGTTSAHAAGKATQADTPAQPVANTLAALVEEAGTEAEQGEPGDKAFSALLDDGLKDLKSTASDTRVDNFAERLGALTQAATAKTASPTVAAAPLHQPLAMHQGGWTEGLVNRVMYLSSQNLKSADIQLEPAELGRLDIRVHLAPEQQAQITFTSGHVGVREALENQVHRLKEMFAQQGLGQPDVNVADQSRGQQQQGSPDSPRLSGVAARRNEAGEVAAASAPVEQQVVIGSSAVDYYA
- the fliL gene encoding flagellar basal body-associated protein FliL; its protein translation is MAKSDAEKDPAAKGKLKLILLLVLALLLAVGLSVGATWFFLNKAQSEPQADPAQAGNLKPAAIYEPLTPAFVVNFNQNGRQRYMQVSITLQGRDQAALDALKVHMPVIRNNLVMLFSGQGFDTLASPVGQEMLRQKATVSVQEVAQKEVGKPVVDQLLFTNFVLQ
- the fliM gene encoding flagellar motor switch protein FliM, with translation MAVQDLLSQDEIDALLHGVDDGLVQTETHAEPGSVKSYDLTSQDRIVRGRMPTLEMINERFARYTRISMFNLLRRSADVAVGGVQVMKFGEYVHSLYVPTSLNLVKIKPLRGTSLFILDAKLVFKLVDNFFGGDGRHAKIEGREFTPTELRVVRMVLDQAFVDLKEAWQAIMPVNFEYMNSEVNPAMANIVGPSEAVVVSTFHIELDGGGGDLHVTMPYSMIEPVREMLDAGFQSDLDDQDERWIKALREDVLDVSVPLSATVARRQLKLRDILHMQPGDVIPVELPDELVLRANGVPSFKAKLGSHKGTLALQIIDPIERR
- the fliN gene encoding flagellar motor switch protein FliN; this encodes MANENDITSAEDQALADEWAAALEETGDAGQADIDALLAADSASSSSGSSRLPMEEFGSSPRSNEPVSLEGPNLDVILDIPVSISMEVGSTEINIRNLLQLNQGSVIELDRLAGEPLDVLVNGTLIAHGEVVVVNEKFGIRLTDVISPSERIKKLR
- the fliO gene encoding flagellar biosynthetic protein FliO; the encoded protein is MRAALALVTSVYLNVSLAAQPPAAASVAAGSGSVVGQLAQLVLGLLLVVGLILLLAWLLRRVQNAAPGSQQVIEVLGSRSLGPRDRLVLVQVGNEQILLGHTPGSIEALHVLKEPVEVPSTARPATPEFAQRLLELMGKDQKDKS
- the fliP gene encoding flagellar type III secretion system pore protein FliP (The bacterial flagellar biogenesis protein FliP forms a type III secretion system (T3SS)-type pore required for flagellar assembly.), with the protein product MGAWRIVLTLALMLAAPLALAADPLSIPAITLSSGADGQQEYSVSLQILLIMTALSFIPAFVILMTSFTRIIIVFSILRQALGLQQTPSNQILTGMALFLTMFIMAPVFDRVNKDALQPYLNEQMVAQDAIAKAQVPLKDFMLAQTRQSDLDLFMRLSKRTDIASPDQAPLTILVPAFVTSELKTAFQIGFMIFIPFLIIDLVVASVLMAMGMMMLSPLIISLPFKIMLFVLVDGWALIMGTLAGSFGGV
- the fliQ gene encoding flagellar biosynthesis protein FliQ gives rise to the protein MTPEVAVDLFRDALWLTTLMVAVLVVPSLLVGLIVAMFQAATQINEQTLSFLPRLLVMLITLIVAGPWLVQKFMEYMLSLYGSIPQLIG
- the fliR gene encoding flagellar biosynthetic protein FliR; amino-acid sequence: MLELTDTQIGTWVASFILPLFRVAAVLMTMPVFGTTLVSARIRLYFAVAITVVIVPALPALPEVHALDLSALLLIAEQVIIGALLGMSLQLLFQVFVVAGQIVAIQMGMAFASMVDPANGVNVAVISQFLTMLVTLLFLAMNGHLVVFEVLTESFTTLPIGGGLLVNHFWDLAGRLGWVFGAALLLVLPVITALLVVNIAFGVMTRAAPQLNIFSIGFPLTLVMGMGIFWVGLADVLPHYQALASEALQWLRELARAR
- the flhB gene encoding flagellar biosynthesis protein FlhB, producing MAESESGQDKTEDPTEKRKKDSREKGEIARSKELNTVAVTLAGAGALLAFGGGLAETLMELMRINFSLSREVLIDERSMGIFLMASGKMALLATQPVLLVLLLAAIIGPISLGGWLFAGGTLAPKFSRMNPLAGIKRMFSMHALVELIKALAKFFVILIVALVVLASDRDDLLAIANEPIEQAIIHSVQVVGWSALWMAAGLLLIAAVDAPFQLWQSLKKLKMTKQEVRDEYKDSEGKPEVKQRIRQLQREMSQRRMMAAVPEADVIITNPTHYAVALKYDPEKGAAPLLLAKGTDFLALKIREIGQEHNIQLLESPALARSIYYSTELEQEIPAGLYLAVAQVLAYVYQIRQYRAGKGKPPEPLKDLPIPPDLRRDQ
- the flhA gene encoding flagellar biosynthesis protein FlhA: MDRSQLINSARNNLAGLGRGNLGVPLLLLVMLAMMMLPIPPFLLDVFFTFNIALSIVVLLVCVYALRPLDFAAFPTILLVATLLRLALNVASTRVVMLHGHEGHAAAGKVIQAFGEVVIGGNYVVGIVVFAILMIINFVVVTKGAGRISEVSARFTLDAMPGKQMAIDADLNAGLIDQSQAKARRSEVAQEAEFYGSMDGASKFVRGDAIAGLLILFINLIGGMLVGMFQHGMTFGDAGKVYALLTIGDGLVAQLPSLLLSTAAAIMVTRASGSEDMGNQINRQMFDSPKALGVSAGVMIVMGLVPGMPHVAFLSLGLLAAGGAYLVWRKQNQVKQKALEEVQRQQDLLPSPQRAADTKELGWDDVTPIDMIGLEVGYRLIPLVDRNQGGQLLARIKGVRKKLSQDLGFLMPTVHIRDNLDLAPSAYRLTLMGVILAEAEIYPDRELAINPGQVFGTLNGIAARDPAFGLEAVWIDVGQRSQAQSLGYTVVDASTVVATHLNQILHKHCHELIGHEEVQQLLQVLAKASPKLAEELVPGVISLSGLLKVLQALLAEQVPVRDIRSIAEAIANNAGKSQDTAALVAVVRVGLCRAIVQSIVGVESELPVITLEPRLEQILLNSLQRAGQGQEDGVLLEPSMAEKLQRSLIEAAQRQEMQGQPAILLVAGPVRAMLSRFGRLAVPNLHVLAYQEIPDNKQVTIVATVGPNG
- the flhF gene encoding flagellar biosynthesis protein FlhF, yielding MQVKRFFAADMRQAMKLVRDELGADAAIIGNRRIAGGVELTAALDYKLSALAPRVPNVELEDELRKTQSRIVTAQAELSTRSDSDDANRQLFAGLPLTASEPLVDSHVDEPAAPQAPAPAPVDPRLFDAMRSELNGLRELLEVQLGSLAWSQLQGSQPQQANLWRRLQRIGLTGPIARELLDQIVGIDEPRHAWRMLLAHLARRIHVPEVEPIEEGGVIAMVGPAGMGKTTTLAKLAARYVLKYGAQNMALVSMDSFRIGAQEQLKTLGRILNVSVTHVDPGQSLAQALEPLLRKRVILIDTAGLQASDPALRMQLETLAGRGIAARNYLVLATTSQKQVLTAAYHSYKRCGLAGCILTKLDETASLGEVLSLAISHELPVAYLTDGPRIPDDLHLPRRHQLVSRAVSVQMQEEPSEEAMADMFADLYHSHGKRVG